The Paenibacillus macerans genome includes a window with the following:
- the rpmG gene encoding 50S ribosomal protein L33 — protein sequence MRVVITLACTETGDRNYTTTKNKKTHPERMELRKYCPRLKKYTLHRETR from the coding sequence ATGAGGGTTGTGATTACCTTGGCGTGCACCGAGACGGGAGATCGCAATTACACGACCACCAAAAATAAGAAGACGCATCCCGAACGCATGGAATTGCGCAAATACTGCCCTCGGCTCAAAAAATACACGCTGCACCGCGAAACGCGTTAA
- the rpsN gene encoding 30S ribosomal protein S14, translated as MAKKSKVVKELKRQALVQKYAEKRRELKEKGDIAALQKLPRDSSPTRLHNRCAVTGRPRGYISKFKVSRIVFRELAHQGKIPGVKKASW; from the coding sequence ATGGCCAAGAAATCAAAAGTGGTTAAAGAACTGAAAAGACAAGCGCTGGTGCAAAAATATGCCGAAAAGCGCAGAGAGCTGAAAGAAAAAGGGGATATTGCGGCTTTGCAAAAGCTGCCCCGCGATTCATCGCCCACTCGTCTGCATAACCGTTGTGCGGTAACGGGGCGGCCGCGAGGATATATCAGCAAATTCAAGGTGTCCCGGATCGTCTTTCGCGAGCTGGCCCACCAAGGGAAAATTCCCGGCGTGAAAAAAGCCAGCTGGTAA
- a CDS encoding DUF3024 domain-containing protein yields the protein MEQNNWSVYVKNANQDWEPVKSIAPHPDFERQLEQVELDREGIFWVL from the coding sequence TTGGAGCAAAATAATTGGAGCGTGTATGTCAAAAATGCGAACCAAGACTGGGAACCGGTTAAATCCATTGCGCCCCATCCGGATTTCGAGCGGCAGTTGGAACAGGTCGAACTGGATCGTGAGGGGATCTTTTGGGTTTTATAG
- a CDS encoding GTP-binding protein, whose translation MLAQQATKKIPITVLSGYLGSGKTTLLNHVLHNRDGLKVAVIVNDMSEVNVDANLVKSGNALSRTEEKLVEMSNGCICCTLRDDLLREVQKLAGEGRFDYILIESSGISEPIPVAQTFTYADPDLDIDLTVLARLDTMVTVVDANRFWHDFASGESLLDRNQAVGENDYRDIVDLLIDQIETCDVLLLNKCDLVEEQELDKLEAVLRKLQPTAKIIRTVNGVVDPKEILNTGLFDFEKTSMSSGWISELMKEEHTPETEEYGIGSFVYRSRIPFHPQRLSYFFSNWPVEVVRAKGLVWIAARGDLAASLSQAGPSIQFGPAGYWLAALPEDQQREVLDSEPEVLERWDDTWGDRMTELVFIGMNMDQKDIEARLSRCLLNEEEMKQDWNKFHNPLPWPVEV comes from the coding sequence ATGTTAGCGCAGCAGGCAACGAAGAAAATACCGATAACGGTTTTGAGCGGTTATCTGGGGTCCGGGAAAACGACCTTGTTGAATCATGTTTTGCATAACAGGGACGGATTGAAGGTAGCCGTCATTGTCAATGACATGAGCGAAGTGAATGTGGACGCCAATCTCGTAAAATCGGGGAATGCATTATCCAGAACGGAAGAAAAACTGGTGGAGATGTCCAATGGCTGCATCTGCTGCACGCTTCGGGACGATTTGCTGCGCGAGGTGCAGAAGCTGGCCGGTGAGGGGCGCTTTGATTATATCCTGATTGAATCGTCGGGAATCAGCGAGCCTATTCCGGTGGCGCAAACCTTTACTTATGCCGATCCGGATTTGGACATCGATTTAACTGTCCTGGCCCGATTGGATACGATGGTTACTGTCGTCGATGCCAACCGCTTCTGGCACGATTTTGCGTCCGGGGAAAGCTTGCTTGACCGGAATCAGGCAGTGGGAGAAAACGACTATAGGGATATTGTAGATCTTTTGATTGATCAGATTGAGACCTGCGATGTTTTGCTGCTCAACAAATGCGATTTGGTAGAGGAGCAGGAACTGGATAAGCTGGAAGCCGTCTTGAGGAAGCTTCAACCGACGGCCAAAATCATTCGCACTGTGAATGGGGTTGTGGATCCCAAGGAAATTTTAAACACAGGTTTGTTTGATTTTGAAAAGACGAGCATGTCCTCCGGGTGGATTTCGGAGCTTATGAAAGAAGAGCACACTCCGGAAACCGAGGAATACGGAATAGGGTCTTTTGTGTACCGCAGCAGAATTCCATTCCACCCCCAGCGTCTCAGCTATTTTTTTAGCAATTGGCCCGTAGAAGTCGTTCGCGCCAAAGGACTGGTATGGATCGCGGCGCGCGGCGATCTGGCGGCATCGTTAAGTCAGGCGGGTCCTTCCATTCAGTTTGGTCCCGCCGGATATTGGCTCGCGGCTTTGCCGGAAGATCAGCAGCGCGAAGTGCTGGACAGCGAACCTGAAGTTCTGGAACGCTGGGATGATACATGGGGAGATCGAATGACCGAACTGGTCTTCATCGGTATGAATATGGATCAAAAAGATATTGAGGCAAGGTTGTCCCGTTGCTTGTTGAATGAAGAAGAAATGAAGCAGGATTGGAACAAATTCCATAACCCGCTGCCTTGGCCGGTTGAAGTCTAA
- the folE2 gene encoding GTP cyclohydrolase FolE2: MQPIKNQKILPAKPERHRRFGSTAPIPGNKPTVKEQMADLQNRREDYLFPIDRVGICRVQHPILVCSEMEPGTQTSVATITLTTSLPRESKGINMSRLTEQLERYRQKGWTSELPDLCDFVRDLAERMGQDKAEITMTFPWFYERTAPVTENAGLNHAEASIKTAYEKGKPFTAEVSLRAAVTTLCPCSKEISEYSAHNQRGMVTMTVEIDPASPPVRDWKAMLLEAAESNASSALHPVLKRPDEKRVTEQAYENPRFVEDMVRLVAADLYEMEAVQAFTVECRNEESIHMHDAYAVITYDKRNEALTH, from the coding sequence ATGCAACCAATCAAAAACCAAAAGATTCTCCCCGCCAAACCGGAGCGGCATCGACGCTTCGGTTCCACTGCCCCCATTCCCGGAAATAAACCGACAGTCAAAGAACAAATGGCCGATTTACAAAATCGTCGGGAAGACTACCTGTTTCCCATTGACCGTGTCGGTATTTGCAGGGTTCAACACCCGATCCTGGTTTGTTCCGAAATGGAGCCGGGCACCCAAACCAGTGTTGCGACGATTACGCTGACTACGAGCTTGCCTCGGGAGTCCAAAGGCATTAATATGAGCAGGCTGACGGAACAATTGGAACGATATCGTCAAAAAGGCTGGACAAGCGAACTTCCGGATCTGTGCGATTTTGTCCGTGACCTTGCGGAACGGATGGGACAGGACAAGGCCGAAATAACGATGACTTTTCCTTGGTTTTACGAACGAACGGCCCCGGTTACGGAGAATGCGGGGCTAAATCATGCGGAGGCCTCGATCAAAACCGCGTATGAGAAGGGGAAGCCCTTTACTGCTGAAGTAAGTCTGCGAGCAGCCGTAACCACGTTATGCCCATGCTCCAAGGAAATTAGCGAATACAGTGCTCATAATCAGCGCGGGATGGTGACGATGACCGTCGAGATCGATCCGGCTTCGCCCCCGGTGCGTGATTGGAAAGCGATGTTGCTGGAAGCAGCGGAATCCAATGCCAGCAGTGCGCTTCACCCGGTTCTGAAACGCCCGGACGAGAAGAGGGTCACGGAACAGGCTTATGAAAACCCTCGTTTCGTGGAAGATATGGTGAGGCTTGTCGCTGCGGATTTGTATGAAATGGAGGCGGTGCAAGCTTTCACGGTGGAATGTCGAAATGAGGAATCGATTCATATGCATGATGCTTATGCAGTGATTACGTACGATAAAAGAAATGAAGCGCTGACGCATTAA
- a CDS encoding ATP-binding cassette domain-containing protein: MHEVVFGYGHEPVIENLSLDIHAGQFIGIAGSNGAAKTTLLNGTA; the protein is encoded by the coding sequence ATGCATGAGGTTGTATTTGGATATGGGCATGAGCCGGTCATTGAAAACTTGTCTCTGGACATCCATGCCGGGCAATTCATCGGCATCGCGGGGTCGAACGGCGCGGCCAAAACGACTTTGCTGAATGGGACTGCTTAA
- a CDS encoding Fur family transcriptional regulator, whose protein sequence is MGNKPNQLIQAMKSKGLRMTSQRRWIAELFSVSTGFVLPRQVHAYIAERLPGVSYDTVYRNLRLLTKINLIEQFDFPEGVRFKLRCGPDRHHHHLICIKCQQTFPLDFCPLDNDIDLPASFQIVSHKFEIYGLCGACAAS, encoded by the coding sequence ATGGGGAACAAGCCGAATCAGTTGATTCAAGCCATGAAGTCCAAAGGCTTACGCATGACCTCGCAGCGCAGATGGATCGCGGAGCTGTTCTCCGTCTCCACCGGTTTCGTGTTGCCGCGCCAAGTTCACGCTTATATCGCGGAGCGCCTTCCGGGGGTCAGCTACGACACGGTATACCGCAATCTGCGATTGCTGACGAAGATCAATCTGATTGAACAATTCGATTTTCCGGAGGGGGTCCGCTTTAAGCTGAGATGCGGTCCGGACCGTCACCACCATCATCTCATCTGCATCAAATGCCAGCAAACCTTTCCGCTCGATTTTTGTCCGCTGGACAACGATATCGATCTGCCGGCATCGTTCCAGATCGTTTCGCACAAATTCGAAATTTACGGCCTATGCGGCGCGTGTGCCGCAAGTTAA
- a CDS encoding NAD(P)-binding domain-containing protein: MELFDCVVVGGGAAGIGLGSLLQELNVKRFGIFERASVGASFRMWPKEMRMINSG, encoded by the coding sequence ATGGAGCTTTTCGATTGCGTTGTTGTTGGCGGGGGAGCTGCGGGTATTGGCTTGGGCAGCTTGCTGCAAGAGCTTAACGTAAAACGCTTCGGTATTTTTGAAAGAGCGAGCGTAGGCGCTTCCTTTAGAATGTGGCCCAAGGAAATGCGAATGATCAATTCTGGCTAA
- a CDS encoding AAA family ATPase, producing the protein MSKNNNANFRLPRSKGTDMATYYAPKECKKKVERIVLAPINRQIVEEFITILGMKEKFEQYDVPIPNKIVLFGPPGTGKTLTAFYIAACLELPLILVRLDALIHSHLGETGSNIRKIFDYAKTTPCVLFLDEFDAVGRTRDNNDEVKEMARVVNTLLQCLDEFEGNSVFIAATNLEAELDQAVWRRFDTKMTYGMPEDTDREQFIRLHLEDFEHEETLHKAAPDLLTGCSFADMEQILLKAKRKAIIGGTPLGRTHIEDAYSEYKPKIL; encoded by the coding sequence ATGAGCAAAAACAACAACGCAAATTTTCGCCTTCCCCGCTCCAAAGGTACGGATATGGCAACATATTATGCGCCGAAAGAGTGCAAAAAAAAAGTAGAACGCATCGTTCTTGCGCCTATCAATCGGCAAATCGTTGAAGAGTTTATTACGATTCTCGGGATGAAAGAGAAGTTCGAACAGTACGATGTTCCGATTCCCAATAAAATCGTCCTGTTCGGACCGCCGGGTACCGGAAAAACGCTAACCGCCTTTTATATCGCCGCTTGTCTGGAACTCCCGTTAATTTTAGTCAGGCTGGATGCGCTGATTCACAGCCATTTGGGAGAGACGGGGAGCAATATTCGCAAAATTTTTGACTATGCCAAAACGACGCCGTGCGTCTTGTTCCTGGATGAGTTCGACGCTGTCGGCCGAACGCGCGATAACAACGATGAGGTCAAGGAAATGGCCAGAGTGGTGAATACCCTGCTGCAATGCCTGGATGAATTCGAAGGGAACAGCGTCTTCATCGCCGCCACCAACCTGGAGGCGGAATTGGATCAAGCGGTATGGCGCCGGTTTGATACGAAAATGACTTACGGCATGCCGGAAGATACGGACAGAGAACAATTTATTCGCCTGCACCTGGAAGATTTCGAGCATGAGGAGACGCTTCATAAGGCGGCGCCGGATTTGCTGACGGGGTGCAGCTTTGCCGATATGGAACAAATCCTGCTCAAAGCCAAGCGGAAGGCGATCATTGGAGGTACCCCGCTTGGCCGCACGCATATCGAAGACGCTTATTCGGAATACAAGCCTAAAATACTTTGA